Within the Microcebus murinus isolate Inina chromosome 16, M.murinus_Inina_mat1.0, whole genome shotgun sequence genome, the region ccccgccccagCATACAGCTGTCACTGAGCAGAAGCCACTAATTCTCTTTGTGACTTAATGGAAGTGACTTtctcctgtctgagcctcagtttccacatttgcaaAATGAGGGAAAGCAAATCTACCTCTGAGGGTTGTTATGAAGAGTCAGAGTTCATGGTGTGGAACTTGTCTGGCCAAAAGTCAATGGACAAATGGTGTCTGATGTGATAACCCACAACACACCCACCATagggaagaaaattttcaaagattgACAATATCAAGTGTAAACATACACAACTGGTGGGAGTGTAAGTTAATATAGTTTGACAGTGTCTACTAAAGCTAAACACGTATCTGCCCTATGACTAACAATTCTTGAGTATGTTTCCAGAAATGAATACATATGTTTGCCCACAGAAATGTTCTAGAATATTCATAGTACCAtgacagccccaaactggaaaatatCCAGTCTgaggtatattcacacaatgcaAACCAtggagaatgaaaatgaaagaactatttttagaaacaacatgcatgaatctcagaaacatgttaccttaaaaaaaagccaaacacaaagtACACGTTGTGTGGATCAAGTGAGAAAGagttcaaaacaaacaaaagtaattcatgttgTTAGAAGGCGAGTGAGTGATATACCCATTAAAGGGGATGAAGGACAGGAAGCACATGGGGCGGGCTTCTGGGGGCTGCTAATGTTTGGTTTCTTGATCTGGGTACTGGTTGTATGGGCGTGTTCACTTTGTGTAAATTTGTTGAGCTGTAATGATTTGTGCCCTTCTATGTATttatacttcataaataaaagatTTCCTGAACAAAAATTGTAGCTGGCGTGGAGGGTGGCAGTGTTCCCCTGAGGCCAGGAGCACAGGCTTTGGGGACAGACAGATCTGGGTCCCAATCTACACTTTGTTCCTCCGGCACATTGTGACGGTGGCAAGTGACACTTCATGGCTCTGAGCCCGTTTCCTTCTCCGTAAAAGAGGAAACAGAATACCTGTTACGACTCGATGACATGATGGTTGTGAAGGTTAagcacagggtctggcacagGTCTGCGGGTCTCCTGTGTGAACCAGCTCATTGCGCACCTGCTGCCTCATTTTCTCCAGCCCTGAAGCATGGGTTCTACTTGATTCGCTGCCTTGGGTCTCCTCACTCCCGGGGTGGAGTCCCGTACGAAGTGTCACCCTCAGGGGCAGCTTGGGCCTTCCCATCTTCGCGCGGGCCACAATTCTGGGGTCAGCCCCACTTGACCTTCTAAAAGATCGCTTCTACGGAGCCTGGCCCAAGGCCCCTCCAGCCCAGCCACTTAATGAGAGAGAAGAACCTTTGCCCACTAGACGTTCCCTGACGGATCTCTGAGAATTTCCTCAGAAGGAAGAGCAATCCGGGGACGCCACCTCCGGGGGAGAAAGTCGGCGGCGACCTGTGATAGCTCGCGAGATGGCGCCAGGGCGCGTAGCGCACGCGCACTGCTCCGAGCCCGCCAGTGCCCCCGCGGGTACGGACTGCGCATGTGCTTGACTTGGGGGCGGAGCCCAGGACGAACCCTTCATCCTATCCGGCTCATCCATCCCTGTCTCAGCGATATCTTGAACTACGTTTCCCAGAGGTCCCTTAGGCCATGGACTTCCGGTGGGGTCAGCGGAAGCGGTGACTGATCAGACCGGGCCGCACAGAGGCAGGCTTGGTCACTATGGAGGAAATAGGCATCTTGGTGGAGAAGGCTCAGGTGCACTGGGGACTTGGAATTTTTAGTCCGGGCCGGGCAAGTGGGGAGAGGGTGAAGCCAGACTTGAGTTGGGGCAGAAAGGCCTCGATGATCCCAGCCCGGGCGATTTCAGAGGTCTCACTGGAGATCTTTGCGCTGTCCAGAGGCCTGTCTGGGTGGCCGAGTGATGTTAGGAAGGCGGTAGGACTCAGAAAGGGGCCTAGGGGTGTGAGTGACATTAGAGTGTCTTTGAGACTGATTAATTCCGAGGCCTGGCTGGGAGTGGTTAGTGACATAAGTGACATAAGTGTAGGGTTGGGATTGGGTCGGGTGGTGAGTGATGTATGGGACGCAGCCATGAGGCCGACTGATGTCGGGGTCTAGGCTGGGGGACTGACACATGTTGGGGGCTTGGCTTGGGGATTTGAGGCGGTGGCTAAGTATATTATCTGTGGCTTGGCTGAGTGGTGTCTGGGCCAACTGTGAGTTGAGAGTCTGTGACATGAGCGATATTTGGGGGGGAAACTGGGGAATGCCAGGACTCTTTGAGGGTGCAGTGACTTTAACAGCCTATCTGGGAGAGCCATCTGACGACATTAGGAACTTGCTGAGAGGGGCTGGGGACCATTGGGGTCTGGTAAGGAATTGATGTGACATCTAGACCCTTGTTGGGAGTTGGGTGACACTGGGGACATGCTATGATTGTGAATGATTGGAAAAGATCTGTTTGGGGGGCAAGTTGACAGAGGGGCCTGTTTAGGGGGTTGGGTGACAACTGAAGCCTATTTAGGGGGCTGGGAGGTTTTCAGGATCTATTTTGAATAATGTCAGGAGACTGTTAGGGACTCGGTGACTTCACGGTAAAGTGGGGAGAGGATTCGGGATGCTTTCATGAGGATCTAACCTCTAGATCTAACCTGAGTTTTCCCCTTTGGTCTAGGATGAGATACCAGCATTGTCTGTGTCCCGGCCCCAGACTGGCCTGTCCTTCCTGGGTCCTGAGCCGGAGGACCTGGAGGACCTGTACAGCCGCTACAAGGTACATTCAACTCCCAACGCAAATCCTGCACAGGGCCCAGCATCTCATATTCCCCCCACTTTCCTGCACAGGGCCCAGCATCTCATATTCCCCCCACTTTCCCCCACTCTCTGGCTCAGCAAGGCCTGGAACCATCCCCTTCCTGTGCACTCTCTGCTCACAGAAACTGCAGCAAGAGCTGGAGTTCCTAGAGGTGCAGGAGGAGTACATCAAAGATGAACAGAAGAACTTGAAGAAGGAATTCCTTCATGCCCAGGAGGAGGTGAAGCGAATCCAGAGCATCCCACTGGTCATTGGGCAATTTCTGGAGGCCGTGGATCAGAATACAGCCATCGTGGGCTCTACCACAGGTGTGTGGATGTGGAGGATGGGGGACACCTCATTCATTCCTCTCCCCACTTAACAACTGTTTCCTGCCATGTGCTAGGGTCTTAAACAGCAGCAAACAAGGCAGGACAGTATAATGGTGTTCTTCAGAGAATTTTGACAGATccaaaagtagaaatatattttacaggccgggcgcggtggctcatgcctgtgatcctagctctctgggaggccgaggcgggcggatcgtttaagtttaggagttcgaaaccaacctgagcaagagcgagaccccgtctctactataaatagaaagaaattaattggccaactaatatacatacaaaaaaattagccgggcatggtggctcatgcctgtagtcccagctactcaggaggctgaggcagcaggatcgcttgagcccaggagtttgaggtttctgtgagctaggctgatgccacggcactcactctagcctgggcaacaaagtgagactctgtctcaaaaaaaaaaaaaaaaaaagaaatatattttacattgtgaatgcctgtctctgcctctatttaaacatacatataaaacaaaagttttacCAAGGATATTTAGCCTTACTATGTGTGATATATTCTGATGTTTTCCATTCCGTTctagtctgttttgttttaaacacagTTCTAGTTATGACCCTCTAAATCGGTCTCGCAATTACTACTGGATTAGGGCCTGTAGTTTGAAACCATGGTGGAGTGTTAAGAGACTGGGCTCTGGTAAGGTATATGGTAGCTGCTGTTATTAATGTAGGTCCAGGCCCTGTCCTCATGGTCATTGTCTCTGGTGTCTTATCTGTATTTTCCTGCTTCTGGCCTCTGCTATTCTGGACCAAGCCATGTTCTTGTAAAAGTTCTGAGGGGGGAGGTGTGTGATCGTGCCTGGAATTGGACTGATGGGCCGTGGGGAAGTGAGGGGAGGGAGCTATCCAGGATGAAGGCTGTACCTTTGACCTGTGGAACTCAGGGGGACTGTGGGGCTCTCTCTGAGATGGCAACAGGGGTAGAGGAGTAGGTTTGGAGGGAAGCAGTGAGGGCAGTCCAAGGCATCATGGGGAGGTGTCCTTGAGGCTGTGGGACACTTAGCTTTGGTGGTCAGGAGAGAGACTGAGCCTGGAAAGAGATGTGCATCACCAGCATACATATAGGAGGTGGGCTGGAGAGAGGAGACTGGAGGCCGGGTGACCAGGGAAGTGTTGTACAGGGACCTAGATGGGAGGGGACGGGGCTGAATCAGGGCAGGGGtcatggggaggagaggagggactGGTTGGACAGACACTcaggaggctgggtgggaggTTGTGGTGACTGATGGGCTGTGGAGGGGAGTGGAGAAGGGTCCTGGCTGAGGCTCAGGGCTCTGGCTGGGGACTGGGAGACAGTGGGTCTCCTTGGGACTGAGATCCAGGAGCACTACTGGGGGAAATATACCAAGATCACATTGGGACACAGCAAGTGGGACACTCAGGGGACATCAGGCGAGGCATGCTGTTCACCAGGGCTAGTGCTAAAGAGTCAGGGCTATAGACAGACAAGGAAGTCGCTAGCATGAATGTGGGGACAGACTGGAGGCCCAGAGCGGGCCCCTCGGCGTCTGAGAGATATTGGTGGCCTGGAGGGTGCAACTGAGgttggaggaaggaggaagggacgGTTTTGAGGCTCTGTTGCTTCTcatcccccgccccccgcccttGCTGCCTCCCGTCCAAAGGCTCCAACTATTACGTGCGCATCCTGAGCACCATCGACCGCGAGCTGCTCAAGCCCAACGCGTCGGTGGCCCTCCACAAGCACAGCAACGCCCTGGTGGACGTGCTGCCCCCCGAGGCCGACAGCAGCATCATGATGCTCACCTCAGGTGAGGGGCAGCCCGCggccagggaggcccagggggacCCTGTGGGCCAGGCTGGGAGCCCCAGCTCTGCTCTCCCACCAGATCAGAAGCCAGACGTGATGTACGCGGACATCGGGGGCATGGACATCCAGAAGCAGGAGGTGCGGGAGGCCGTGGAGCTCCCGCTCACGCACTTCGAGCTCTACAAGCAGGTGAGGCAGTGGAgatggcagggagaggagaggcccTGCTGGGTCTGGGGTGGGTGACGGACCCCCGGCTCATCCTCCTTTCCCCCTCTGGGTTTCAGATCGGCATCGATCCTCCCCGAGGCGTCCTCATGTACGGCCCACCCGGCTGTGGGAAGACCATGTTGGCAAAGGCGGTGGCACATCACACGACAGGTGAGCCTCCCGCCCACCCTCCTGAGCTCTGACCACTTGAGGGGCCTCTCATTTCTTTGGGGTGACATAGGTGAGGTCATCTGACAGTGAAGAGGGGACAAGGTGAGGTGCTGAAGGACAACAGAAAGGGCTTCCAGGAGTGATGTCAGATCCTTCCCAGGCAGTGGGAGGACCCAGGTGGCAGTGGGAGGACCCAGGTGAGGTTGGAGACGGGAATTTGTGGTGGTGCCTGTCTGCCctgttcttgtttttctcccTGCTGTCTAGCAGTCC harbors:
- the PSMC4 gene encoding 26S proteasome regulatory subunit 6B, with translation MEEIGILVEKAQDEIPALSVSRPQTGLSFLGPEPEDLEDLYSRYKKLQQELEFLEVQEEYIKDEQKNLKKEFLHAQEEVKRIQSIPLVIGQFLEAVDQNTAIVGSTTGSNYYVRILSTIDRELLKPNASVALHKHSNALVDVLPPEADSSIMMLTSDQKPDVMYADIGGMDIQKQEVREAVELPLTHFELYKQIGIDPPRGVLMYGPPGCGKTMLAKAVAHHTTAAFIRVVGSEFVQKYLGEGPRMVRDVFRLAKENAPAIIFIDEIDAIATKRFDAQTGADREVQRILLELLNQMDGFDQNVNVKVIMATNRADTLDPALLRPGRLDRKIEFPLPDRRQKRLIFSTITSKMNLSEEVDLEDYVARPDKISGADINSICQESGMLAVRENRYIVLAKDFEKAYKTVIKKDEQEHEFYK